TGTTTGGGAAGATTTGCCCGGGTTCGGGTAAGCTGGCTTTTATCTAGACCCCTGCAAAGGTGTATACGTTTATTACCTGATGGTGAGATGGAGGGAGCGATTATTATCCTCCTCTATGAAAAGATACCTAACTTTTGCTTTAAATGCGGAAAAATTGGGCATCTTTATCGTTTCTGTGATGAGTCAACCATGACCACCCAGGAGATGAAATATGGCACGTGGCTGATGGCGCCCAAAACTTTTGTCCCTAGCCGAAAGGCGGCCCCAAATTATCAGCACACTTCTGGAGTGCCCTCGCAATCCAAGTCAGAACAAGGAGACAGCCATTTCCAGGTGATAAACGTGCTGGAACGTAGCTCGCCTACACGTAACCTGCTGATAGTTGAATCGATTGAGCCTCTCATGGCTAAAGCCATTACTCCAAAATGTTTTAACTCTACCTCAGGAGATACCAATACTAGATCTAAGACGGAGTCCGGAGGAAAGGAGAACTTGGTAGATGAAAGGGAGATGGAGTCGGATAAGGGTGGCTCGAAGGGGGGCGACATGGTTGTCAGAGATAGTCCTGGGAGAAGGACTAGTAGCTGGAAAAGGCAGTCGAAGACGAACAAGGTGATTTCTGCGGAGAGAGGGGGGAGAGGGGGTAGAGGTGGCAGGGGGAAAAATTCGAGCATGAAGGAGAAGAAGATAGAAGCTTTTGAGCAGGGGAATGTTGGTTATTTTGATAAAGCTGACAACTCTACACTTGAACCTATCTCTACTGATATAAATGTGGCCTCTACATTTGGCAGCAAGAAAAGAAATGGGGACCTCGTCTGTGATGTTGAGATAGAGGCCCCTTGTCTTAAGC
This window of the Salvia miltiorrhiza cultivar Shanhuang (shh) unplaced genomic scaffold, IMPLAD_Smil_shh fragScaff_scaffold_101, whole genome shotgun sequence genome carries:
- the LOC131002267 gene encoding uncharacterized protein LOC131002267; the protein is MDPVEIQRLVDQLKLSEEADQATVPLTSKLTEQLRDKTKFCLAGKVFANKRINRDLLVTHLPNILQTTQRVDIEIVGSNIFVAHFKSIMDKKYALNGGPWHFFHDLLLFSEIEGFQNPSEVKFENFTGWIQCHNLPVACMHPEVIKRIGEQIGSVLEVDLGADGLCLGRFARVRVSWLLSRPLQRCIRLLPDGEMEGAIIILLYEKIPNFCFKCGKIGHLYRFCDESTMTTQEMKYGTWLMAPKTFVPSRKAAPNYQHTSGVPSQSKSEQGDSHFQVINVLERSSPTRNLLIVESIEPLMAKAITPKCFNSTSGDTNTRSKTESGGKENLVDEREMESDKGGSKGGDMVVRDSPGRRTSSWKRQSKTNKVISAERGGRGGRGGRGKNSSMKEKKIEAFEQGNVGYFDKADNSTLEPISTDINVASTFGSKKRNGDLVCDVEIEAPCLKHPRLTDETDMKSTAEAAEQPRRSQ